The following is a genomic window from Deltaproteobacteria bacterium.
TGGTAATAGTAAATTTGGTTTTGAGTTCAACTATGGTTCAAAGTACTGGCTCCCATTTACATCAGGGTCTGATGATATCTATGGAAGCAAGATTGCTACCAGGGGTCATGTGGAAGAGGTCTACTGGACATACGACCTAACAAAAGAACCTATAGGGAAACTATCCAAGGCATTACTCAGGGTTGGTTACCAGCGATATAACTTTAAATATAGCGGAAGCGGACTCTTCCTTGGAGCACCCAAGGATCTAGATAGCAATCCGCAGCTCCTCTTCCCATCGCCGGAGCGTATGGATAATGTATATATGTCCTTTGATGTCTATTTTTAGAGGAAGATTGAACCTTTATTTAAAAAGGGGGTGAAGGACATGTTGAGGTCAAGGCTGAAAAAGGTATTAACATATGGCGTATCTGTCTTGGTAGTCCTCTTTGCGTCAACAGAGGTCATTTCTGCCATTAATGTGGAGATAGAGGCAGGCCCATTAACAGGCAGGGCGCCCTTGGAGGTTACATTTAAGGCAAAGGTGAGCGGTGATAAGGCAAAGTCCTTTTACTGGGATTTCGGGGATGAGATAGATAAGGAGCCGTGCGAGGATGAGGAATGCATCCACGAATTCAAAAAGTACGGCACTTATACAGTAACACTTACTGTTACAGATGGATCGGGGAATAAGATTATAAGAACAGTGCAAATAAAGGATATCCAAAGGAGACCAGGGTGTCCATACTGACCTTTTTTGAGAAAGCCTTTTTATGAATTTTGCGGCTGTCTGCCCTGCCTGCAAACCCGTTGCCTCTAAAAGCCTCCCATCCAAACGGTTTGCCAACAAGGCAGACAGCCGCAAAAAGACATTTTAGATGAGGAGGGTGAAAAGATGATGGAAAGATGGCTCAGAGGTACAGCAGGGTTTGTTGTATTACTAAGTTTGGGATTGACACAGTTGCATTCACCTAAATGGTTACTACTGACTGCGTTTATGGGGCTGAATCTTTTGCAGTCAGCCTTTACAAACTGGTGTCCAAGCATGCCAATCCTCAGGTCTCTGGGGATAGAGGCAGATTACACAGATAAAAATAAATAGTAGTCTTAAATCTGCGTAATCGTATTTTAGAAATCTGTGTAATCAATTTCTTTCATAGGAGGTTAAGGAAATTATGGTAAAACAGATATTGGGGATTATGGCGGGAGTTGTTATGGTAGCAGCGCCCATTCTGGCTGCTGAGGCGCACAAGACTCCGACAGCGCCAAAGGAATACATTGACATAAAAAATCCATTTAAGGCTGATAAGGATGTCATTGCAAGGGCTGAAGAGATATACATGAAAAAGTGCAAGAAATGTCATGGCGAGAAGGGTGACGGCAAGGGTTCTGGGGCAAAGGATTTGGAAATAAAGCCGGTTGCATTTACCAAGGGCTATCTCTCGAAAAGACCTCCTGGACAATTATTCTGGATTACTGAAAACGGTAGTAAGAATACAGATATGGAGGCAATGGGTCCAGGCAGCGAAATGAATCTTTCAAAGGATGATATATGGAAGTTAGTCACATATATCTATGAAAAGTTTGGCAAGTAGAAATAATGAGCATTGTTTTATTAAGAAAGGCTGCAACATTTTGTTGTAGTCTTTATTTTGTAATTCTGTTGGCTGCCTGCTGCTGGTTACTGATTATGGGGGTTGGAATGGGTTGGGGATACACCCATGACACATCCCTTATAAAATGGAGAGAATATACACCTCAGGCATTTGAAGATGCCAAGAAAGAGAACAAACCTGTTTTTATCCTCATAACAGCCTCATGGTGTCACTGGTGCCATGTTTATGAGGAAAATACACTGGAGGATAAGGAAATTTCAAACTATCTCAATACCCAATATATCCCGATATTTGTTGACCATGACAAGAGGAGGGATATAGTCCGCAAATACCCTGGCATAGGCATACCTCTTACTATTACCCTTACCCCCGGGGGTGAGAAATTATTTTCATCCTTCGGGTATCTCTCTAAGGATGAACTCCTTTCAACCCTTATGTGGACATTGAAATCTGTAAGTAAGGGTGAAATGCCTTCTCCCCAGTCAAAGGGAGAAAAACTAAAAGGTATCACCCTCCCAAACAAGGAAGGATCGAAGAGGTATCTCTCTGGATTTGAGAAGGTGATTTTAAAGGATTATGACACTGTCTTTGGGGGCTTTGGGCAGGAAGAGAAAAAGGTTTTTGCAGAGGAGATGCTCCGGGTAGCAGAGATTTATGAAAGGGGTAGGGATAAAAAACTCCTTGAGATGCTTACCAATACCCTTGACCATATGGCAGGCTTGAAACAGAAATTAGTTGAACGAAGACATCCTTCTTTTGAAGAGTTGAGCAAACTCAGGGTTCAAGAGAGGACGCTCATTGACGAGGTAGAGCAACTTCAGAAAAGGGACAGGATAGTAGGTATCTTTGACCATGTTGAAGGTGGTTTCTTCCGATACGCTACAGAGAGGGACTGGTCAATCCCGCACTACGAGAAGACACTTCTGGAGAATGCAGACCTCATAAGGCTCTTCCTGAAGGCATATGAGATTACAAGGGTCTCAAAATATAAAGATGTAGCTGTAAAGTCTATAGAGTATGTCCTTAACAATCTTTACGACCATAAGGACGGTAGGTTTTATGGAAGTCAGAATGCCGATGAGGTCTACTACCATTGGACATCAGAGGAAAGAAAGAGGGTTAAGCATCCTGCAATTGATAAGAATTCCTATACTGTCTCCAATGCCAAGATGATTATTGCCCTCTTATATGCGTCCGATAGCCTAAAGGATGCAAGATACAAGGCGATAGCAAAGAAGGCTCTTGAATTCTTCAAGAGGGAAATGATTACCCAAAACGGGGTCTTAAGTTACTATGACAATGTCCAGAAAAAAGGCTTTCTTGATGGTCAGTTAGAGGACAATGCATGGATGGCGCTTGCATTTTTAGAGGCGTATAAGGCTACTAAGGAGAAGAGATTACTGGAGATAGCAGAGGGTTCTATAATAAGGTTTGCCATGGAAAGGCTTTATGACTCAAAGGGCGGTGGTTTCTTTGAGAGGCGGAGCACAAGCAAGGATTTCTATAGAAATGGTGAACTCTTTATAGACGAAAAGCCTCCTAAAGAGAATGGTGTAATGGCATATGCACTTTTTAGGGCATATAAACTTACTGGCAATGCCGATTATCTTAAAAAGGCAGAGGAGGCAATAGGGCTGTTTATGGATGAACATATGACAGGTGAAATATCTACTATCAACCCATATTTTCACAGGTTGGCGCAGGCGCTGGTGGAGACAGGTAGGTATTAAGCGATGGTGGGTGGCAACAATAAAAAAACAAAAAAACAAAAAAACTTGACAAATGTCAGTTTAAAGTGTAAGGAAGGCTAAACTAAATATTTTGCCCTGGGGAAATTGGTGACTGCATCAGGAAAAAAGAGTTTCGGATACACATATCTTATTGTTATTGCATTAACTATCATTATCCTCTTTATTATAACAGCAGGATTAAAGATAGTTGACAGTCGCACAAATACCATAGAATACTGCACATCCTGCCATGCAATGAAGTTTCCTGCTGAAGAATTTCAGAAATCCAAACATTATAAAAGCAAGGTTGGCATCCTGCCTAATTGTGTTGACTGTCATATCACAAGAGGCGACAGTATTGCAAAGTTCAAACGAATTATAGGCGATAGTCTTTCCCAGTTAAGCGCTCCTAAGACAAAAGAAGATTATGAAAAAGTAAAGCCTGCCCTTGCAAAAAAGGTCAGGGATGAACTTCATCAGAATGACAGCGCTCCTTGCAGGAACTGTCATGTGGCGCAGGCAATGAAATCTGAGAATGAAGATGCAACTTCTGCGCATAAAAAGATGGTGGAAGAAAAGAAGACTTGTATAGACTGCCATTATAATCTTGCGCATGGGAAGGTGGAAGTTGAAAAAAGTCAAAAGTGAAAAATCAAAATGCAAAATGACAAGTTAAAATTCAAAAATGAATTTAAAAAACGAGTTTGCTCTTGAAATAATAAAACTTATAGATGAATTACCAAAAGAAAAGACTTGTGAAATTATTAGCAATCAATTGCTTCGGAGTGCAACAAGCATTGGAGCAAATGTTGTTGAATCTAATTCAGCCAGTTCCAGAAAAGACTATACAAATTTCTTTAGTTACGCATTAAAATCAGCGAACGAAACTAAATTTTGGTTAGAGTTGTTAAGAGATTCTGGTAAAGCCGACATGAAACAATCTGATAGACTTTTGAATGAAACAATAGAAATAGCCAACATACTGGCTTCCAGTATTCTTACTTTGAAGGGCAAGAGATAATTTTACATTTTGATTTGTAATTTTGATTTTTTATATTTGATTTTTGATTTATAGTCGGTGTTGAGGAGATAAATGTCAGAAACAGTAATTAATAAAGAGGCCCATTCAGAGCACCGTCATTACGGCATCCAGACACCCGGGACTATGGGAGTTCCCGGCACAAGACGTTATGGCATGGTTATTGACCTCCGCAAGTGCATTGGCTGCATGGCGTGTGTTGTTGCTGATAAAACAGAATATGATGTTCCGCTTGGCGTGTGGAGGACATGGGTAAAGGTCTCTGAAAAGGGTGAATATCCTGATGTAAGAAAAATCTTTATGCCGAGGTTATGCAATCATTGCGACTATCCTGTATGCGTAAGGCACTGTCCTACTCAGGCGACATACAAGCATCAGGATGGTTTTGTGCTTCAGAGATACAATAGGTGCATCGGCTGTCGGACTTGCATGATTGCATGTCCTTATAATGCAAGGCATTTCCTTCCTGCAAAAAGGACGAATATGGGTTTGCCGGTTGCTGTGGTAGACAAATGTACATTCTGCGTTCATAGAGTGAAGCAGGGTGTAAGTCCAGCCTGTGTTCAGGCGTGTGTTGGAGGCGCAAGGCTCTTCGGCGATTTGAACGACCCGAACAGCGAGGCTGCTAAACTCCTTGCAACTGAAAGGGTTACTGTTTTAAAGCCTGAGATTGGGACAAACCCGCAGGTATATTATATAATGGCGGATAAAGATATAATGGACGAGGTGCATAGTTACAGACACAGAAGCGAACAATTAAGAGAAGAGTTTAATGATTTTAAGAAAAACCATCCTGCTATGCATGGCGATTTAATAGAAGGCGAATCAACAACAAGACGGATTTTTGAAAATATGGGGACATTTATTGAAGAGATACCGCATAAGTTTATAGAGATTGGCAAGGCGTTAAAAAGGCTTGTGTTGAATAGGTAGCCCATCTGTGATGCTATGGGTGTATTTGTAGTTGCCCAATTTATTGGGCGTATTGTAACTCAAGGCTTTAGCCTTGAAAATCTCAAACCTGAAGGTTTGAGTTACAGGCGCCGATAAATCGGCAAACTACAAAAGGTTAAGGTGAATCTATGGAAAGTCAGGTAATAATGAATGTCTTCCACCATGCAACATGGGGTGAACCTATTGCCATCTATTTTTTCCTTATGGGTGTTAGCGCAGGGGCGCATGTTATATCCGCATTTGGATGGGTGTTTGGCATAAATAGATATAAGCCTATCGGGCTATTTGCCAACATCTTTTCTATTATAGTGCTTTTGATAATACCGCCATTTTTAATAGCAGACCTCGGAAAACCCTTCAGATTTTTTTATCTGCTTTTACCAGGATACTGGCACGGGACAGCGCCTATGTCATGGGGCACTATATTTCTGATACTCTATACAACCTTTATGGTCATCTATGCGATTTTTATTTATAAGCATAATGCGAAGTGGGCAAGGGTTTTTGGGCTTTTGGCAATGACATTTGCTGCATCAACGCATTGGTACACGGGCGTTGTAATTCAACTCAATCCAACCAGAGGGTTGAACCATACTGCCACCGCTTCGCTTTTGTTCCTGACAGGCGCATTTATATCAGGGACAGGGATGCTTATAGTGCTTTTCTGGCTCAAGAACCTTGTAAGATTTGGCAAGCCTGTTGACAACGAACTTATAATTGAACTTGGCAAGGTTATGATGTTTGGGATTGCATTTGAGATACTTCTAACATTTAATGAGTATCTTCAACTTACCTATGGAACTGATGATGAGTTTGTTTATCTGAAATATATACTACTTGGTGTTATGAGGACATACTATTTTTGGTTGAATGTGGTTGCTCTTGTGGCATCATTTATCATACTTGCATTTACACCATTTAGAAAGACTGTCGGCGGAGTGCTCCTTGCCTGTTTCCTTGTCATTGCTGCGATATGGGGCATGAGGCACTGGTGGGTATATGGCGGTCAGTATTTGCAGACATTTTTTTAGAAAAAATATTAGAGATTAAATATCAAAAGTCAAAATTAAGGAACTTTATTTTTAAATTTTAATTTGTCATTTTAATTTTTGCATTTTGATTTTTAATCTCCGTTGAGGTTTTATGCCAAAACTTACTAGAAGAAATTTCTTAAAACTCGGCGCTGCGTCAGGTGTAATCCTGACAGGTGGCTCTAAAACCCTTCAGGCAATGGAACTTAAACTTGGCGGTGAAGACCGCCATCAAATAAGACCGTTCCATCCAAGGGCAACATATAGCTATGTCTGCACATTGTGTCCATATCACGACACAGGTATTGCATTTGTTGAGGGCGGCAAAGTGGTAAAACTTGAGGGCAATCCTGACCATATTGCCACAAGGGGCAAATTCTGTCCAAAGGGCATGGCAGGTCTTTTGGCAGCATACGACCCTGACAGGCTCTTGTATCCATTGAAAAGAATAGGTAAACGAGGTGAAGGCAAATGGAAGAGAATAACATGGGATGAGGCAATAAAAGATGTTTCAAGCCGCATAAAGACTGCAATGGACAGCGGCGCAGCAAAGGCTCTTGTTTTAAATACAGGCGAATACAAAGACAGCGCCTTGACAAGGTTCATGCAGAGTATAGGTTCGGAGAGTGTATTCAGGAGCAGGACAATATCCTTAAGCAATCCGAACAAAAAGAAGATGTTGGAAGATACTGTCGGTGTTGACACACTAACCCCTGATTTTGCCAATGCAAGATATGTCTTGAATTTTGGCGCGAATATCATAGAAACAGCATTCCCGTTTGCCCAGAGGCTTGCAGATGCAATTGTTGAAAAGAGGATGAAACTTGTAACCTTTGATGTCAGGCTTTCAAATACTGCCGGCAGAAGCGATGAATGGTTTCCCATATTCCCCGGCACAGACGGCATTGTAATGCTTGCAATGGCAAATGTAATTATGCAGGAAGGGCTTGCTGATACGGAATTTATCAACAAATGGACAAACTACCCTTCAGATAAACTTGCATCTTATTTGAAACAGGACAAAACCCGGGATTGTATTTACACAGAATGGCATTACATATCATGCAAGCGGCACGCTTCAGGAAAGGGCGGCAGTTCTTTTATCTGCAATCACAGGAAGTATTGATGCAAAAGGCGGTTTATGTCTGCCGAGGAAGTTTGATGTAAAAATACCAGGGCTAAAGGCAAAAGGCGAAGGGCAAAAGGCTGGAGAGATGAATTATGCCCTTCCATTTAAAATAAAAGACAGCAGCCAGAAAGTAGCAATACTGCTAAATTATATGAGTAATCCTGCTTATTCAGCGCCTGCTGCAAGTTTATGGCGTGAGGTATTAAAAGACGAAAAATTAGTTCCATTCATTGTTGAATTCAGTCCATTTATGAGTGAGACAGTCATATTGGCTGATATAATACTCCCTGATGTTGTTTCTGTAGAAAGGCATGAAGTGGTAAGCAGCCCTACTGCCTTAAAACCGTGGGTTAGTGTTACAACACCTATTGTTAAACCTCAGGGTGAGGCAATGGATGTAAGGGTTGTGATGCAAAAGATTGTGAAGGCAATTGATACCGAAGGCAAAGGCATTGGAGGAGCATGGGATTTTAAAGACGAAGCAGAGTGGGTTAAAAAACAGATTGAGGAGACACCTGAATTAAAGGACAAGTATGAGGATATTATGAATTCAGGCACGTACCCTGTTTATGGAAAACTTGATTCAAAAGGCAGAAAGATTGTTGATGAGAATGGCAAGGCTGTTGATGGTGTTTTCGGTTCTTATAAAAAGGGTGGGTTCTCCACTCTTTCAAAAAAGATTCAGATACATATAAAGGAATTTGAAAAGGCAGGTGCAGCACTGCCTGTGTGGCAGGATAACCCAAAACATAAAGGGTTAAAGGAAGGCGAGTTTGTTTTAACAACATTCAAATGGGCATACCATACAAACGGAAGGACATCCAATCTGAAATATCTTTCAGAAATTGTCCATTCAAACCCTGTGTGGCTCAACAAGAAAGAGGCTTTAAAACTAGGCATAAAAGACGGAGGACTTGTAAGGGTTATAAGTCCTGTTGGTTACATTGTAACAAAGGTATTTGTTACAAATGGAATCAACACAAAGACAGCTGCGATTTCTGCATCAGCAGGCAGATGGGCATACGGCAGGGTTGCGCAGGCAAATCCATATGCAAACCCTGTTGTAAGTGCGGAGATGGAGGATTTAGACATAGATGATAATCTCTGGTGGCGTGATAAGGGCGTAAATCCGAATGATATTATACCTGTTTCAGTTGACCCGATTGGCGGAGGGCAGGCATGGTTTGATACAGTAGTTAAAATTGAGCCTGCGCAAAAAGGTGATAAATATGGCGATGTAAAGGTTGATAATAACAAGCATGTGGAGATTTATAAGGAGAAAAACTGAATAGAAATATCTAAATAGAAAATTTAAAATTAAAATGAGTAAGGGTGTTGATATTGCTGATAGACTGGTTAGGTTTTCGGTAAGAATTATTCGTCTGGCACACTCACTACACAATAGTACGGTTAATAAGCATATTTCTAATCAACTCCTCAGATCAGGAACTTCACCGGGTGCTAATTATGAGGAGGCAAGAGGGGCTGAAAGCACAGGAGATTTTATTCATAAACTCAAGGTGGTATTGAAAGAGTTGCGAGAATCTATCTATTGGTTGAAGGTTATTGAACAAGCAAAGATAATTCCCTCTGATAAGTTAAGAGATATTCTTCAGGAGGCTGAAGAATTAAGCAATATCATTGGACGGTCTATTATTACTGCACAAAAGAATCAAAGACTCAAATGATTTTACTTTTTAATTGCTTGTTTAGATATTTCTATTGGGATGTTTAATATGACGAAAAAAGCCTTAATTACATCAATAGCGATTGGCATTGTAATTTTTATAGTTGTTTTTGCAGGTGTAAGACACTTTAACTACAGGACAAATGATATTGGCATCTGTCTTGTGTGTCATGAACTGTTTGTGCCTTATGAGGCATATAAGGGCGCTGATTATAACAAGACAAACTACGGCGTTGGCGTGGGCTGCGCAGAACGCCATATGCAGCCTTATGAGGAGTTTAAAAAATCGCCTCATTATGCAAATGCGTCAGGATTAAGACCATCGTGCACAGGATGTCATGAACCGCATACATTTACACAGGTAGTTAGGTGGAAGTATATATATATAAACAAAGGTGGCTATGGTGAGAGTCCGTTTCATAAGATTTCAGAGTCTATAAGAGATAAGATAGAGTGGGAGGAGATAAGACCAAGGCTTGCTAAAACCGTAAGAGAGGGCTTTCTGGAAACCAACAGCCAGAAGTGCTGGGACTGTCATGGCACAAGGTTTGATGCAAGACTAAAAAATCTAAAGGCACATAAGAAAGCAATAGATAAGAAAAAGCCTGTCCCTGCAGGCAGTAAGCAGGGAGTGGAAAGATTGAATTGTATAGAGTGCCATTACAATCTTGTTCATGCCGAGGTTCCATGGCCTGATATGGAGGGGGGTGGTAAAGAAAA
Proteins encoded in this region:
- the nrfD gene encoding polysulfide reductase NrfD → MESQVIMNVFHHATWGEPIAIYFFLMGVSAGAHVISAFGWVFGINRYKPIGLFANIFSIIVLLIIPPFLIADLGKPFRFFYLLLPGYWHGTAPMSWGTIFLILYTTFMVIYAIFIYKHNAKWARVFGLLAMTFAASTHWYTGVVIQLNPTRGLNHTATASLLFLTGAFISGTGMLIVLFWLKNLVRFGKPVDNELIIELGKVMMFGIAFEILLTFNEYLQLTYGTDDEFVYLKYILLGVMRTYYFWLNVVALVASFIILAFTPFRKTVGGVLLACFLVIAAIWGMRHWWVYGGQYLQTFF
- a CDS encoding 4Fe-4S dicluster domain-containing protein, whose product is MGVPGTRRYGMVIDLRKCIGCMACVVADKTEYDVPLGVWRTWVKVSEKGEYPDVRKIFMPRLCNHCDYPVCVRHCPTQATYKHQDGFVLQRYNRCIGCRTCMIACPYNARHFLPAKRTNMGLPVAVVDKCTFCVHRVKQGVSPACVQACVGGARLFGDLNDPNSEAAKLLATERVTVLKPEIGTNPQVYYIMADKDIMDEVHSYRHRSEQLREEFNDFKKNHPAMHGDLIEGESTTRRIFENMGTFIEEIPHKFIEIGKALKRLVLNR
- a CDS encoding NapC/NirT family cytochrome c, producing MTKKALITSIAIGIVIFIVVFAGVRHFNYRTNDIGICLVCHELFVPYEAYKGADYNKTNYGVGVGCAERHMQPYEEFKKSPHYANASGLRPSCTGCHEPHTFTQVVRWKYIYINKGGYGESPFHKISESIRDKIEWEEIRPRLAKTVREGFLETNSQKCWDCHGTRFDARLKNLKAHKKAIDKKKPVPAGSKQGVERLNCIECHYNLVHAEVPWPDMEGGGKEKQ
- a CDS encoding PKD domain-containing protein — translated: MLRSRLKKVLTYGVSVLVVLFASTEVISAINVEIEAGPLTGRAPLEVTFKAKVSGDKAKSFYWDFGDEIDKEPCEDEECIHEFKKYGTYTVTLTVTDGSGNKIIRTVQIKDIQRRPGCPY
- a CDS encoding thioredoxin domain-containing protein, whose product is MGWGYTHDTSLIKWREYTPQAFEDAKKENKPVFILITASWCHWCHVYEENTLEDKEISNYLNTQYIPIFVDHDKRRDIVRKYPGIGIPLTITLTPGGEKLFSSFGYLSKDELLSTLMWTLKSVSKGEMPSPQSKGEKLKGITLPNKEGSKRYLSGFEKVILKDYDTVFGGFGQEEKKVFAEEMLRVAEIYERGRDKKLLEMLTNTLDHMAGLKQKLVERRHPSFEELSKLRVQERTLIDEVEQLQKRDRIVGIFDHVEGGFFRYATERDWSIPHYEKTLLENADLIRLFLKAYEITRVSKYKDVAVKSIEYVLNNLYDHKDGRFYGSQNADEVYYHWTSEERKRVKHPAIDKNSYTVSNAKMIIALLYASDSLKDARYKAIAKKALEFFKREMITQNGVLSYYDNVQKKGFLDGQLEDNAWMALAFLEAYKATKEKRLLEIAEGSIIRFAMERLYDSKGGGFFERRSTSKDFYRNGELFIDEKPPKENGVMAYALFRAYKLTGNADYLKKAEEAIGLFMDEHMTGEISTINPYFHRLAQALVETGRY
- a CDS encoding NapC/NirT family cytochrome c, with the protein product MTASGKKSFGYTYLIVIALTIIILFIITAGLKIVDSRTNTIEYCTSCHAMKFPAEEFQKSKHYKSKVGILPNCVDCHITRGDSIAKFKRIIGDSLSQLSAPKTKEDYEKVKPALAKKVRDELHQNDSAPCRNCHVAQAMKSENEDATSAHKKMVEEKKTCIDCHYNLAHGKVEVEKSQK
- a CDS encoding DUF2892 domain-containing protein, giving the protein MMERWLRGTAGFVVLLSLGLTQLHSPKWLLLTAFMGLNLLQSAFTNWCPSMPILRSLGIEADYTDKNK
- a CDS encoding four helix bundle protein; the protein is MNLKNEFALEIIKLIDELPKEKTCEIISNQLLRSATSIGANVVESNSASSRKDYTNFFSYALKSANETKFWLELLRDSGKADMKQSDRLLNETIEIANILASSILTLKGKR
- a CDS encoding four helix bundle protein, producing the protein MSKGVDIADRLVRFSVRIIRLAHSLHNSTVNKHISNQLLRSGTSPGANYEEARGAESTGDFIHKLKVVLKELRESIYWLKVIEQAKIIPSDKLRDILQEAEELSNIIGRSIITAQKNQRLK
- a CDS encoding molybdopterin-dependent oxidoreductase; the encoded protein is MPKLTRRNFLKLGAASGVILTGGSKTLQAMELKLGGEDRHQIRPFHPRATYSYVCTLCPYHDTGIAFVEGGKVVKLEGNPDHIATRGKFCPKGMAGLLAAYDPDRLLYPLKRIGKRGEGKWKRITWDEAIKDVSSRIKTAMDSGAAKALVLNTGEYKDSALTRFMQSIGSESVFRSRTISLSNPNKKKMLEDTVGVDTLTPDFANARYVLNFGANIIETAFPFAQRLADAIVEKRMKLVTFDVRLSNTAGRSDEWFPIFPGTDGIVMLAMANVIMQEGLADTEFINKWTNYPSDKLASYLKQDKTRDCIYTEWHYISCKRHASGKGGSSFICNHRKY
- a CDS encoding c-type cytochrome, which translates into the protein MVKQILGIMAGVVMVAAPILAAEAHKTPTAPKEYIDIKNPFKADKDVIARAEEIYMKKCKKCHGEKGDGKGSGAKDLEIKPVAFTKGYLSKRPPGQLFWITENGSKNTDMEAMGPGSEMNLSKDDIWKLVTYIYEKFGK